ttaaatttataaaaaaaacttgttttaaatagaaatatttcttctccattttcaaaGTCACGTGGTTAATATCATGATAAACAAAGAtatcattgaaaataaaatttgaattaaattataatagatattttgaaaataattttattaaatagaattaaatcatttaagatttgctttttttcttatattatgtGCATGCATGTATCTAGGTACTAACGTTTTGCTTCATAGAAAAAATGGACACAACACCGTTTATTTGTTTCTCAAGTGTATTCCTGATGGGGGGACATTTTGAAATTTGTGTTATTGTATAGTTGGATAGAAGACTGAATGGTGTGATACAACCACCTTCCGATAATCATCCAGTGCAGcgtttattttgtaatttgtctATCAATCCTTTTGGaatatttttcattgaattttaCTGATTGCTAAAATATCTGTTTCCATTACACTTCTACTAGAAAGACAATGGAATTCACAAATTTTATCCTTCTCTTTTTGCTCTGCGCTCTATGCTCAGCTTTTATTATGTTTTGCCAATTATTTTaatcagttttaaaaaaaagaaggaagtcttggattttgtatctagttaaACCATTGATGAATTCTTTTTAGAGTTTATCTCAAGTTCCTGAATGGTGTTCTGCTTGCTTCCACTTTTTTACGTCTGCGTGTTTTCTTATACTACATTAACATTTGTTGCAACTTTAAACAGGAATCAGTACAATGTCTAGGACCCAATCAAGCCATCCTTTGGACCCTTTATCTGCAGCCGAAATCTCTGTGGCAGTGGCAACTGTGAGGGCAGCTGGAGCCACTCCTGAGGTTAACTATGCCATGAAATGTTCgattaaaagatatatttgtatttttatacaGATAATTAAAATTGAGTCTATGTATTTTGAGCAATTGTCCCTAATGATTCTATTTCCCTCAATTGTCTTTATATCTTATAGCTCAGAGACAGTATCCGCTTTATTGAAGTAGTTTTGTTGGAACCAGATAAACATGTTGTTGCACTGGCAGATGCTTATTTCTTTTCTCCTTTCCAACCATCATTGCTTCCTAGAACTAAAGGAGGAGCAGTAATTCCAAGTAATCTCCCTCCAAGATGTGCTAGAATTGTTGTTTACAATAAGAAGACAAATGAGACTAGTATATGGATTGTTGAATTATCACAAGTACATGCTGTAACTCGAAGAGGTCATCACCGTGGAAAAGTAATTTCATCACAGGTTGTTCCAGATGCTCAGCCTCCAATGGTATGTTCTTCTGTCCTCATGGCTTCTGATTCCATTTCTTGCCATTGTGTACTAGTTTCAGTATTTGAAACCAATTTAATTACTTACTGTccttttaattgtgatttgctCCCAAGAAATTTTGCATTGTGGTATTTTACCTTGTtacatttttcatttgtttataaatgaGAATTCCATATTAAGTATTGAATAAAAGATCAGATCAtagtcttgaaattcaaataattcAGGATCTTTAGTCTTTacatatttgtattttattttctttttatgtcgTAAGTTGAAATTTTCAATTCCGTAAGGTTCTATTCTATCCATCTTCAGGATGCTATGGAATATGCAGAATGTGAAGCTGTTGTTAAAGATTTCCCTCCATTTAGAGAGGCTATGAAGAAAAGGGGCATTGAAGACATGGATCTTGTAATGGTTGATGCCTGGTAATTTTAGTTGGGTGTACATTGTTTATTGATCTTTGTTATAAGTTGCTATTTTGCtatttcttttctctatttaaaCTTTGTTCTTGATAATTCTGCTGCAGGTGTGTTGGTTATTACAATGAAGCTGACGATCCCAACCGTAGACTTACTAAGCCACTTATATTTTGCCGGGGCGAAAGTGACAGCCCTATGGAAAATGGCTATGCACGCCCGGTTGAGGGAATCTATGTGCTTGTTGATATGCAAAACATGCTGGTGATTGAATTTGAAGACCGTAAATTTGTTCCTCTGCCTCCAGTTGATCCCTTGAGGAGGTATACACATGGTGAAACAAGAGGTGGATTTGATAGAAGTGACATAAAACCCTTGCAAATTATTCAGCTTGAAGGCCCAAGCTTTCGTGTCGATGGATCTTATGTTGCATGGCAAAAGGTTGATGTGGAATTTCTTCTTTATTGAATTATATTCATAAAAGTCAAGATAGTAAACATATTTCTTAGTTACTCATTTTTCGAAGATTGTTagtgtaaaggtttttacattgTCAACTAACAAAAAAGTATTCTTAGGAGACTTTTAAGCTAGTTATTATATAAGTTAATAAACTTGTCATACATGACAATATGTAGCTGGATGATAGTGTAAAAAATCTTTCCACAttctaatcaaattaatttccgAATGTCCAACTAGTTCTGTAACTCTGTCACTATGTTCTTTGCTCATTAATAGTGGAACTTTCGTATTGGATTCACTCCTAGAGAAGGTTTGGTTATATATTCGGTTGCATATATTGATGGTAGTCAAGGGCGAAGGCCTGTAGCACATAGACTGAGTTTTGTGGAGATGGTTGTGCCATATGGAGATCCAAATGAACCACATTACAGGAAGAATGCCTTTCATGCTGGGGAAAATGGCTTGGGAAAAAATGCACATTCTCTCAAGAAGGTTTGAGAAACCTATATTTATCCTTTTCAATGTTTTATATTTACCAAGTTCCTCTTTCTGATTAAGTTTCAATGAGTCTAAAGTCAACATTTGTTGCAGGGGTGTGATTGTTTGGGCTACATCAAATACTTTGATGCTCATTTCACAAATTTCACTGGTGGAGTTGAGACAATTGAAAATTGTGTATGTTTGCATGAAGAGGATCATGGAATTCTTTGGAAGCATCATGATTGGAGAACTGGCTTAGCAGAAGTCCGAAGATCTAGAAGACTTTCAGTTTCTTTTATGTGTACTGTGGCTAACTATGAGTATGGATTTTTTTGGTACTTTTATCAGGCAAGTCAAACATCACATCTTTATATGAGATAAACATACTTAAAATTCTTGCAGTCATATATTGATCTGGTTTTTCTTAGATCATCCTTTGAATTATTGTGAGGCAATTATCAGTCATTTGTACAACGTTGACCACATCTTCATGCCCttatagtttattttcttttgagcaAGTTcagtattatttaattaatcttgTTTCTCTTATCATGTACTAACTGGCTAACTGCAAAACatcttttttggtatttttttttgtaatattccTTTTAACTGATGACTAACTTTCTGGAAAATGGTGGTGACCGGTGTGTTATTCCAGGACGGAAAAATTGAATCTGAAGTTAAGCTAACCGGAATTCTAAGTTTAGGATCCTTGTTACCTGGAGAGTTTCGTAAATATGGAACCACGATTGCGCCAGGTTTATATGCTCCAGTTCATCAACACTTTTTTGTAGCTCGCATGAACATGACTGTGGATTCTAAACCTGGCGATGCTTTGAATCAGGTAATTTCAGTTGAAATACAAAATCTTCTGGTCCTACTTTCATATTTTTCAGTTTATACTGCTTGGACGAACACTAATTTAGCGTGATCTTAAGTAATTTAAGTCATTGATACCATTTTGATGGTTTCTTTTATCTGAATTAAGTGCAACTAAGTAAGGATAATTGATTGTAATAAAAGTAGTGTCTTCTTCGTGTCTGTCCTGTTTTCTAACTTTCTTTAATAAGGCTGCTTCATTTTAAACTTACATGAATGTGGCTACTTTCAATGTTTTATGCGAAAATGCACTTGTTATCATAATTCTCCTCTTCTAataaacttatattattttgCCGTCCGCACTGGTTCTACCTGACTAACAAATTTGCCTCCCAAAATATATAGCTTTGCAACtgcttctttgtttcttttccaAGTCCTCATTCTTACACTATCAAGATGGTTGGTATGGTAGGTCGTGGAGATCAATGTCAAAGTTGAGGAACCAGGGGACAATAATGTTCACAATAATGCATTTTATGCTGAAGAGACTCTGCTCAAATCTGAATTGGAAGCCATGCGTGATTGCAATCCTTTGGCTGCTCGACATTGGATTGTAAGGCTTGCCCACTTTCTAGAGCCGAATTCTTACTATCCATGTTAATAATTTCATACTTTGAAACTGAATTCATATTTGCTATGGTGAAATAGTTGATTATTTCCTTACAATACACCGACAATTATAtctcaacatatttttttatttaattaattaaatgacaatGGTTACCATTTCATTGATGCTTCAGGTAAGGAACACGAGAATAGGCAATAGAACTGGACAGTTGACAGGCTATAAGTTGGTACCTGGCTCAAACTGCTTACCATTGGCAGGTTCTGAGGCCAAGTTTCTAAGAAGAGCTGCTTTCTTGAGGCATAATCTTTGGGTAACACCCTATTCACACGATCAAATGTTTC
This region of Glycine soja cultivar W05 chromosome 17, ASM419377v2, whole genome shotgun sequence genomic DNA includes:
- the LOC114393439 gene encoding uncharacterized protein LOC114393439 isoform X4 — translated: MALVLQKATPPPSVLAASTHANKLPTPVISEPSATHALPPKGISTMSRTQSSHPLDPLSAAEISVAVATVRAAGATPELRDSIRFIEVVLLEPDKHVVALADAYFFSPFQPSLLPRTKGGAVIPSNLPPRCARIVVYNKKTNETSIWIVELSQVHAVTRRGHHRGKVISSQVVPDAQPPMDAMEYAECEAVVKDFPPFREAMKKRGIEDMDLVMVDAWCVGYYNEADDPNRRLTKPLIFCRGESDSPMENGYARPVEGIYVLVDMQNMLVIEFEDRKFVPLPPVDPLRRYTHGETRGGFDRSDIKPLQIIQLEGPSFRVDGSYVAWQKWNFRIGFTPREGLVIYSVAYIDGSQGRRPVAHRLSFVEMVVPYGDPNEPHYRKNAFHAGENGLGKNAHSLKKGCDCLGYIKYFDAHFTNFTGGVETIENCVCLHEEDHGILWKHHDWRTGLAEVRRSRRLSVSFMCTVANYEYGFFWYFYQDGKIESEVKLTGILSLGSLLPGEFRKYGTTIAPGLYAPVHQHFFVARMNMTVDSKPGDALNQVVEINVKVEEPGDNNVHNNAFYAEETLLKSELEAMRDCNPLAARHWIVRNTRIGNRTGQLTGYKLVPGSNCLPLAGSEAKFLRRAAFLRHNLWVCIWNHTGSSFGRLASYASRTHRFYAHASWILQLFSCSGCPSAKSM
- the LOC114393439 gene encoding uncharacterized protein LOC114393439 isoform X2, whose product is MALVLQKATPPPSVLAASTHANKLPTPVISEPSATHALPPKGISTMSRTQSSHPLDPLSAAEISVAVATVRAAGATPELRDSIRFIEVVLLEPDKHVVALADAYFFSPFQPSLLPRTKGGAVIPSNLPPRCARIVVYNKKTNETSIWIVELSQVHAVTRRGHHRGKVISSQVVPDAQPPMDAMEYAECEAVVKDFPPFREAMKKRGIEDMDLVMVDAWCVGYYNEADDPNRRLTKPLIFCRGESDSPMENGYARPVEGIYVLVDMQNMLVIEFEDRKFVPLPPVDPLRRYTHGETRGGFDRSDIKPLQIIQLEGPSFRVDGSYVAWQKWNFRIGFTPREGLVIYSVAYIDGSQGRRPVAHRLSFVEMVVPYGDPNEPHYRKNAFHAGENGLGKNAHSLKKGCDCLGYIKYFDAHFTNFTGGVETIENCVCLHEEDHGILWKHHDWRTGLAEVRRSRRLSVSFMCTVANYEYGFFWYFYQDGKIESEVKLTGILSLGSLLPGEFRKYGTTIAPGLYAPVHQHFFVARMNMTVDSKPGDALNQVVEINVKVEEPGDNNVHNNAFYAEETLLKSELEAMRDCNPLAARHWIVRNTRIGNRTGQLTGYKLVPGSNCLPLAGSEAKFLRRAAFLRHNLWVTPYSHDQMFPGGEFPNQNPRVSQGLATWVKQNRSLEETDIVLWYVFGITQVPRLEDWPVMPVERIGFMLMWMSLCQVHVSWILKKMT
- the LOC114393439 gene encoding uncharacterized protein LOC114393439 isoform X1 — protein: MALVLQKATPPPSVLAASTHANKLPTPVISEPSATHALPPKGISTMSRTQSSHPLDPLSAAEISVAVATVRAAGATPELRDSIRFIEVVLLEPDKHVVALADAYFFSPFQPSLLPRTKGGAVIPSNLPPRCARIVVYNKKTNETSIWIVELSQVHAVTRRGHHRGKVISSQVVPDAQPPMDAMEYAECEAVVKDFPPFREAMKKRGIEDMDLVMVDAWCVGYYNEADDPNRRLTKPLIFCRGESDSPMENGYARPVEGIYVLVDMQNMLVIEFEDRKFVPLPPVDPLRRYTHGETRGGFDRSDIKPLQIIQLEGPSFRVDGSYVAWQKWNFRIGFTPREGLVIYSVAYIDGSQGRRPVAHRLSFVEMVVPYGDPNEPHYRKNAFHAGENGLGKNAHSLKKGCDCLGYIKYFDAHFTNFTGGVETIENCVCLHEEDHGILWKHHDWRTGLAEVRRSRRLSVSFMCTVANYEYGFFWYFYQDGKIESEVKLTGILSLGSLLPGEFRKYGTTIAPGLYAPVHQHFFVARMNMTVDSKPGDALNQVVEINVKVEEPGDNNVHNNAFYAEETLLKSELEAMRDCNPLAARHWIVRNTRIGNRTGQLTGYKLVPGSNCLPLAGSEAKFLRRAAFLRHNLWVTPYSHDQMFPGGEFPNQNPRVSQGLATWVKQNRSLEETDIVLWYVFGITQVPRLEDWPVMPVERIGFMLMPHGFFNCSPAVDVPLPSPCELDSKENDMNETEASKEIEGCVLVAKL
- the LOC114393439 gene encoding uncharacterized protein LOC114393439 isoform X3, with protein sequence MALVLQKATPPPSVLAASTHANKLPTPVISEPSATHALPPKGISTMSRTQSSHPLDPLSAAEISVAVATVRAAGATPELRDSIRFIEVVLLEPDKHVVALADAYFFSPFQPSLLPRTKGGAVIPSNLPPRCARIVVYNKKTNETSIWIVELSQVHAVTRRGHHRGKVISSQVVPDAQPPMDAMEYAECEAVVKDFPPFREAMKKRGIEDMDLVMVDAWCVGYYNEADDPNRRLTKPLIFCRGESDSPMENGYARPVEGIYVLVDMQNMLVIEFEDRKFVPLPPVDPLRRYTHGETRGGFDRSDIKPLQIIQLEGPSFRVDGSYVAWQKWNFRIGFTPREGLVIYSVAYIDGSQGRRPVAHRLSFVEMVVPYGDPNEPHYRKNAFHAGENGLGKNAHSLKKGCDCLGYIKYFDAHFTNFTGGVETIENCVCLHEEDHGILWKHHDWRTGLAEVRRSRRLSVSFMCTVANYEYGFFWYFYQDGKIESEVKLTGILSLGSLLPGEFRKYGTTIAPGLYAPVHQHFFVARMNMTVDSKPGDALNQVVEINVKVEEPGDNNVHNNAFYAEETLLKSELEAMRDCNPLAARHWIVRNTRIGNRTGQLTGYKLVPGSNCLPLAGSEAKFLRRAAFLRHNLWVCIWNHTGSSFGRLASYASRTHRFYAHVDVPLPSPCELDSKENDMNETEASKEIEGCVLVAKL